From Carassius auratus strain Wakin chromosome 10, ASM336829v1, whole genome shotgun sequence, a single genomic window includes:
- the LOC113109785 gene encoding zinc finger matrin-type protein 4-like isoform X2 — protein MKSTEVDPGLFTDSYCKVCSAQLISESQRVAHYEGSAEGDVDKNKCCTLCNMSFTSAVVAQSHYQGKIHAKRLRLLLGEPPAITSKEETASSEHMVTEDSAGSPSIHGKLSQRYCQMCKAWFNNPGMARQHYDGKKHKKNAAQANLLAQLGKSLEDGDDLNGLKRSHTCEVCSVTLNSVAQYHAHLQGSKHQNNLKNK, from the exons ATGAAATCTACAGAAGTGGATCCGGGGTTATTCACTGACAGCTACTGCAAAGTGTGCAGCGCTCAGCTTATCTCTGAGTCACAGAGAGTCGCCCACTATGAA GGCAGTGCGGAGGGGGACGTGGACAAGAACAAGTGCTGCACACTGTGCAATATGTCATTCACTTCGGCGGTGGTGGCCCAGTCGCACTACCAGGGCAAGATCCATGCCAAGAGACTCAGGCTACTGCTGGGGGAGCCACCTGCCATCACATCTAAAG AGGAGACAGCCAGTTCAGAGCATATGGTGACTGAAGACTCGGCAGGAAGTCCTTCCATACATGGCAAACTCTCACAgcgctactgccaaatgtgtaaGGCCTGGTTCAACAACCCCGGCATGGCCAGACAGCACTACGACGGAAAGAAGCACAAAAAAAACGCAGCCCAAGCTAACCTCCTCGCACAGCTGGGTAAAAGTCTGGAGGACGGGGATGATCTAAACG GCCTGAAGCGGAGTCACACGTGTGAGGTCTGCAGTGTTACGCTCAACTCCGTGGCACAATACCACGCACATCTGCAGGGCTCCAAACACCAGAACAA
- the LOC113109785 gene encoding zinc finger matrin-type protein 4-like isoform X1, with translation MKSTEVDPGLFTDSYCKVCSAQLISESQRVAHYESRKHANKVRLYYMLHPVDGGCPAKKLRTDNGSAEGDVDKNKCCTLCNMSFTSAVVAQSHYQGKIHAKRLRLLLGEPPAITSKEETASSEHMVTEDSAGSPSIHGKLSQRYCQMCKAWFNNPGMARQHYDGKKHKKNAAQANLLAQLGKSLEDGDDLNGLKRSHTCEVCSVTLNSVAQYHAHLQGSKHQNNLKNK, from the exons ATGAAATCTACAGAAGTGGATCCGGGGTTATTCACTGACAGCTACTGCAAAGTGTGCAGCGCTCAGCTTATCTCTGAGTCACAGAGAGTCGCCCACTATGAA AGTCGAAAGCATGCAAACAAAGTTCGTCTCTATTACATGTTACACCCGGTGGATGGTGGCTGTCCTGCAAAGAAACTTCGAACTGACAAT GGCAGTGCGGAGGGGGACGTGGACAAGAACAAGTGCTGCACACTGTGCAATATGTCATTCACTTCGGCGGTGGTGGCCCAGTCGCACTACCAGGGCAAGATCCATGCCAAGAGACTCAGGCTACTGCTGGGGGAGCCACCTGCCATCACATCTAAAG AGGAGACAGCCAGTTCAGAGCATATGGTGACTGAAGACTCGGCAGGAAGTCCTTCCATACATGGCAAACTCTCACAgcgctactgccaaatgtgtaaGGCCTGGTTCAACAACCCCGGCATGGCCAGACAGCACTACGACGGAAAGAAGCACAAAAAAAACGCAGCCCAAGCTAACCTCCTCGCACAGCTGGGTAAAAGTCTGGAGGACGGGGATGATCTAAACG GCCTGAAGCGGAGTCACACGTGTGAGGTCTGCAGTGTTACGCTCAACTCCGTGGCACAATACCACGCACATCTGCAGGGCTCCAAACACCAGAACAA